From Caloranaerobacter ferrireducens, the proteins below share one genomic window:
- the spoIIID gene encoding sporulation transcriptional regulator SpoIIID produces MKDYIEERAIEIAKYIIKEQATVRQTASVFGVSKSTVHKDVTERLPKINPLIAGKVKKVLDKNKAERHIRGGKATKMKYQALSRQ; encoded by the coding sequence CTACATAGAAGAAAGAGCTATAGAAATTGCAAAGTACATAATAAAGGAACAAGCAACTGTAAGACAAACAGCAAGCGTATTTGGTGTTAGTAAAAGCACTGTTCATAAAGACGTTACAGAACGTCTTCCCAAGATAAACCCTCTTATAGCAGGAAAAGTAAAAAAAGTACTAGATAAGAATAAAGCTGAAAGGCATATTAGGGGCGGAAAAGCAACAAAAATGAAATATCAAGCCCTTAGTAGGCAATGA